TACCATTTAAATCATCCCAGCTATCATCAAAGCTCATCCATAAAGAGATTTTAAACCAAGAACGCACAAACTAAAAGAAGACTCGAAGACCTGTCAGCTCCTCCTACCAATGCCTTTTCTTTCATATCCCACTTTCCCAAAGTCAATCCTGAGGTTCCTGTAGAGTTGAGTAACCCCAGGGAAGAAGAAAGAAGCCTGAGGGAACAGGGGTGGTGCATTGGATCCCATTACCGCCTATGGTGATGTTGGGTGCAGGCTTGGCTGGGAGAACCAGCCCCACAAAGGCTCCTGATTATGGGAAAGTCGTCATGCCCTGGAGCATCTGGGAGGCGTGAGAAGAGGGGATAAGATATGAAAACATGACATGCTTCACTGTTTGGCTAGGCTGAAACAATACACTCCTCACGTTTTCTCACCCTCCTCTCATCTCTACGTTTGATCTCCTAAAGGTGGTCCACCTCTAGAACAGAAACAGTAAAACCACTTGCTCACCAGCACACAGGAATGTCCTTAACTATACAACTGTCCTTTGAAGTGTCACTGCATTCAGGACTAGCCACTGATATGCCCGCCAAACATACCAGGCAAGCACATAAGGCTTCCAGAGAAATTCTCTCCATTACACATCGCTATTTCAGTCCACATAGTTTCTCATGAATGTAATGAGATGGCATCTGATAATTTGCCTGCAACAAGAACCTGAATAAAGTTGCCATAGATACTAAACCCACAGAGGGCTTTGATTTCTGGTTTTGCAAGGTATAAACACAAGCCTTTTGCAACAAGGCACTTATGGAGGTGATGATGCCAGGTATCAACACCAACTTGAGTTAGTGGATCTTTTATCACTTAAGCCTTAAAAGACCTATAAAAGATGCTTTTCACAAGCTTTTCTTCTTTAACGGATGAACATGTTTGCTAATACTGAACTGATAGAGCTTTACAGATTGTCAAGAAGATTGGATGCTCTAGGTAATGTACAAATGCATGTTGAGAGTTTTATGTGAAACCAGAGCCAAGTTTTGTGAAggaatacacttttttttttgcagcatggtgttttattttttttatatttcttaataTCTACATTGCATACACTACCTGTTGCACATAGGGCGATGAAAGTCTGCACATGTTTACGAATCAGCTCCAGCTTATCCTCAGGCAGCGGAAGTTTCCTCATAATGTGCTCAATAAAGTCATTGGGAGTGACAGCTGCTAGGTTCCACTTCAATTTGCCCAGGACAACCAGCTCCCATTCCTGTAAAAGGGTTTGAGGAAAGAAGCAAAATCACCAACTATAGAGACAAACTGCATCCTTTCAATAGCTTCCTGCCTCTAAGATATCTTACTTTGCTTTATTAGATCTGAATATCATTTAGGAAGCTGGGCTAATAATttatagcaggggtgcccaaacacagtcctggagggcttgtgtcctgcatagtttagatccaaccctaatcagacacacctgtgcTAGCTAATTAAGCTTTTAGTAGGCTTGCTAGAAATATCCAGGCAGGTATtataaggcaagttggagctaaattctgcaggacaactgccttccaggaccgagtttacaCACCCCTGATGTTCCAAGTCATTGAAATGCTGTTGCTTGCTATACATTTGAATCTCCACCTATAATAGAAAGTAAAACCTCAGTTCAACTCATTTCAACAGGAAATGCAAAGCTACATATTCTGAAAGATATTTGCTCAGTGTGGGGACACTTGACCTGAATACCTGCTACTCAGATTGTCTAGCATCAGGTATGAGTATGTTCTTATAGCAATCTGTTAGTCAAAGGCTGCTTAGTTGATTGATGGACATGTCATTAACATCTTTGCAATTACAAACACATTCATATAAAACATGATTCTTAgtcttatatatattaaaaagattTTGTTGTAACCTTAATGGAATAAACATGCTTCAATAATGACCATGTGACTGTCCAACACTGCTGATTATACCATTTTGTCTTTTGGTGGCACTGTTGATCCAAAACACAAACTTGCTTTGACCCAACTCACATTGACAAGTGTTAATTTTAGATACTTATTTACTTGGTTGCAGACAAGAACAAGACAGCATCCTTCGAATAACCACTCCTCCTTCCTGTTTGAAGTTGGATGAGTAATAGCTAGTGACTAATTGGGGAAACCTTACATTTGCTGATATGGGACTGAGTGCTCGCTCTGAGGTGGTTTTCTCCCAAGTGAACCACACACACATAGTAATAATAGGCATAATATGGTTACCATTACCTTCTGAGACATTTTGAGCTCCTTTAACCTATCATCAAAGAATTATTCATACACCCCAAAAACAGCTAACTGATCAAGAATAAAATGGCAGCCATGTGATGCATGATTTCTTCACTTCCTCTCTTTGCTAGATTTCACTGGTGAGTGCCTTTCACAAATCTGCATACAGCTACATGTTCCAAAGTGACCTTTTCTTAGGAGAGGTGCCTGATGTGAACATAAAGCCCGATGACaaatcatttatataaaaaagccATAGACTCCTGGTATACTAAGAGGTTATTATGGAATGTAAACTATGAGAAGAGGCATTCTCAATGTACATGCTATTAAAAATTACCCTTCTAACAATCACCGTACTCATCTTCTGTGTGCTCAACTAAGCAGTCCGGTGTCACTGAGGCCAGCCCTAACACTCACTGTGAAACTCTTGCAACACAGCCTTAATGCAGGAACCCACTTCCTCCTTTTGAGCCCTCCAGCTGTACCTCCCAGCTATATGCAGTTTCGTTTACAAGAAATTCTTGCCAGCTAAGAAGGACAAGAAAATGAAGATGGCTTTGACAGCTGATCTTCTGACTCCCTGCATCAGTTGGTCTGATTGCAGACCAGCAGAAGCTTAGACAACAACAGCAAAATTAACACTAGGCCAGcctaagaaaataaaatacacaggAGTTTGCCCAAAATGGCAATTTGTTAACGTTTTCACagcacagtgtttttttttttaagcagcatTTGCTCATAGTTGCCTAAACAGTTAGCCTAGGCATAAAGAAATTAATAGATGTCAAATGATCAATTGACAAGACCTTGGCTATGATGTAGCTGTGAGATGCATAGTTGCCACTAGATGGCGTAATAGCCCTTCAATGCGCAGAAACGCACTTTAAAACTCTCCAATCgcgagaatatatatatatatatatatatatatatatatatatatatatatatatatatatatatatatatatatatatatatgtatgtatatatatattttttttttactttggacTAGTCTTAATTCTAGTATCTGACTTGTAAAAAAATGCACAATATAGGAAGACCACATCACAAATTGCAATATATTCAATATACTTAAATGGGGTAATCCACAAATTTAAATGGACCCTTAACAGCAGTAggattaaaataaacacttaaattcACATTTGAAGAAGTTATGCAAACAATTAATAGAAATCCCTCCGGGAAAATTACTAAGTTTTGATTTTCAAACAATATGCTTGGTGCTTACCAGCAGTTCTTGCGGTCTGATTGAGTTATCAGTGTAGATACACAGCTTCTCTGCAGTTAATGGACGCGTCTCTTTCAATTTAGACGCAAGAAACATGCAAACTGCGCCGAGCAACTGCAAGTTACATTTTCTTGTTGGTACCACCGCTAAAAATCGGTCCAAGTAGTTCATAGCCAGTGGAAAAACTTCTTCCTCGCATTTCTGTTCCTCGCAGACCTGGAAAGGGCAGGGCATAACTTAATAAGTTCAGAGGAAAAGATGCACGTGGCGCAAcaaaatttgtgtaatttaaatGACTCTCAAAGACTTTAcatctaaaaaataattttaagaatAAAACGAATAACGTAGTATTGTTCATTTGTTGCATTGAAAAGAGGCTGTAAATCTTAACGTTAAAATTGAGATAGATTCCAAAACTGTGAAAACCCTGTCTTGTTGTAGTTATAAAGATATACATTTATTGTGGACTCTAACATCTGTCAATAGGCTCACATTCCTTTGGTTCATTCAGTAAGAAATGAATTCAAGTCACAATCACCCGAGCCAAAAAACACCCAAGCAACACaggactggatctgttttttttaattcgtcatattttcataaaatatttaaaaatataaataaattgtttttgtCAACTAATCTTACCTCTAAATATTCAGCTATCCTTCTTACATCATTCCCGACAATTGACAAGTTATTTAATCGATGTTTTTTATGATTAAAACACGTTTTTCAAAACGAAGTACCATGCGGTCTCAGATGAGTGCGTCACCATCGAACcgaaatattctttttaaatatttttataaattgtccTGGTCGATTCACCTGAcaatttaaaacatgaaaataaagctAAGACCCCCCTCTATCATTTCCATATGTCAAACATAGGAAATATGAACGATTCCGACAAGAACTGAACTTAATTCCAAGGATAGACTTCGATCAGCATGGGTTAAGAAGCAATGCGGGCCGTCGCCCCTTCCGCaaccatacatttaaaaaaatgtacaaaattataGAAAAGCAATCACCAACATATTCTACCATAATTATATACCCTAAACGCTCATCTACAAAGCCATGCACATGTTAACAGTTGTTATGATCATTTTGTTGCGATAAAGTTGttgtgaggaaaaaaaacaacatggcGATGGTAAGCTGTAGCACAGCGGCAAGCATTGAAGTGCATACGTGTGCATGgaaatatttatcttaaaaataaataaataatgttaagcaAGGTCCTATCCTCTGTGTTAACGTAACTGAAAACTTTATAAAATACGCGCTTGAGATCACTGACATATGTCGATAACCTCCATCCCTCTGCAATCGTGAACTTGGTCCAAAATCAGCGCTTATGGCtgcaataaaatagtaaatagcCCAACAAAATCGCATTTGCTTTTTCGGAAATGTTAAAGCAGCTTCTTTAGTTGCATTCTACAATACTTACATGACAGAATGGAAAATGAAACGTTTGCAAGACGTGTTGAAGATACATGTAAGCACGGAAATGATCGGGTACAAACCTCTAACATCCATGTTGCCACCATCCTCCGCATAAAGGGCTGAATGTCTTTCTGAACgcatttaaaatatgaacactGAGGAAGAAACCTCTCTTCGATGGTCAGCAAACTCTGTAGTACCCTGTCATCATACAGAAGATTCGGATCAGGACGGGCTCTTATAATGGTGTCCATCTCGAGACAAAGCAGTTCCATGATTGTTACAGTCCTTTTCGACCTTTAATACGGCTACAAACAGTGAAGTACAAAAGTTGCGAAATGTCAAAAAGAGCAGAAAAGACTTCTCGG
The DNA window shown above is from Danio rerio strain Tuebingen ecotype United States chromosome 25, GRCz12tu, whole genome shotgun sequence and carries:
- the ccnd2a gene encoding G1/S-specific cyclin-D2a (The RefSeq protein has 1 substitution compared to this genomic sequence), with product MELLCLEMDTIIRARPDPNLLYDDRVLQSLLTIEERFLPQCSYFKCVQKDIQPFMRRMVATWMLEVCEEQKCEEEVFPLAMNYLDRFLAVVPTRKCNLQLLGAVCMFLASKLKETRPLTAEKLCIYTDNSIRPQELLEWELVVLGKLKWNLAAVTPNDFIEHIMRKLPLPEDKLELIRKHVQTFIALCATDFNFAMYPPSMIATGSVAAAICGLQLNSTNHSLWGDNLTELLAKITNTEVDVLKACQEQIERVLMNNLREGRRQQQKQQQQEQGGQRSKALDDQDQSSTPTDVRDINL
- the ccnd2a gene encoding G1/S-specific cyclin-D2a isoform X1 gives rise to the protein MRRMVATWMLEVCEEQKCEEEVFPLAMNYLDRFLAVVPTRKCNLQLLGAVCMFLASKLKETRPLTAEKLCIYTDNSIRPQELLEWELVVLGKLKWNLAAVTPNDFIEHIMRKLPLPEDKLELIRKHVQTFIALCATDFNFAMYPPSMIATGSVAAAICGLQLNSTNHSLWGDNLTELLAKITNTEVDVLKACQEQIERVLMNNLREGRRQQQKQQQQEQGGQRSKAFDDQDQSSTPTDVRDINL
- the ccnd2a gene encoding G1/S-specific cyclin-D2a isoform X2 encodes the protein MNYLDRFLAVVPTRKCNLQLLGAVCMFLASKLKETRPLTAEKLCIYTDNSIRPQELLEWELVVLGKLKWNLAAVTPNDFIEHIMRKLPLPEDKLELIRKHVQTFIALCATDFNFAMYPPSMIATGSVAAAICGLQLNSTNHSLWGDNLTELLAKITNTEVDVLKACQEQIERVLMNNLREGRRQQQKQQQQEQGGQRSKAFDDQDQSSTPTDVRDINL